Proteins from a single region of Paraglaciecola sp. T6c:
- a CDS encoding beta-mannosidase, whose amino-acid sequence MTQMKTLPLTGTWQFCQADKQDWRNAEVPGCNFTDLLAHNLIDDPFDRDNESHLQWIEKKDWHYRRSFNVSAAQLAHSEVNLVALGLDTFCDIYLNGQHLASGQNMFVGQHLACKSLLVEGENDVEIRFRSPMNEVYPQFIANGFTYPAENDKSDEKLSVFCRKAPCHFGWDWGPKFVTSGIWRDIYLAFIDSAEIKDVHFVQQALSAQRADFHFALDVSAMTDFDAQLVVKCEQAPQLNQTLDVRLTAQANEQSMLVNFTLTDPKRWWPNGLGEAFLYDFSFELVKDKQVIARREQAVGLREIEVVNQADEMGESFYFKVNGHPVFMKGANYIPDDSFIHRVNTQRHEQVFDAVVAGNMNMLRVWGGGIYQDDAFYELADRNGILIWQDFMFACTLYPADDAFLANVKQEAEYNVKRLRNHPCIAMWCGNNEVDMAIEKWQWAEKFGYSDELYGRLKQDYIRLFDDCLPKVINTLDAQRFYLRSSPIGFWENDEDNKANHHYWGVWHGEEPFSEYKKRVPRFMSEYGFQSFPIAESTHTFTRPEDRELESAVMQVHQKHPRGNKLIRSYMDEEFNAPRDFDQLLYLSQVQQALGLKMAFEAHRKAMPFCMGTLYWQLNDTWPAASWSGIDYYGRWKALHYQAKRSFAQQLLVIDQVNDQLEVTLISDDLQPFSAQLHIQVYDFDGLVVYSHEQDVLVPANASLSLTSLAMSELASQAQPSSSVLVARLMHQDGRVLSQNSHFFVANKDLALQAADIQCEQVITPECLTLTFSSDTFVRQLYVSAGEQVGNFSDNFFDLIPGIDVSIHLALPGLDQQDIERLGAKVSWQSLLDSFASLSNEQRNIAGL is encoded by the coding sequence ATGACACAAATGAAGACATTACCCCTAACTGGAACATGGCAGTTTTGCCAAGCCGATAAGCAAGACTGGCGAAATGCAGAGGTTCCAGGGTGTAATTTTACTGACTTGCTCGCTCACAATTTAATAGACGATCCGTTTGACCGAGACAACGAATCCCATTTGCAGTGGATTGAGAAAAAGGACTGGCATTATCGCCGTTCATTTAATGTATCAGCGGCGCAATTGGCCCACAGCGAGGTTAATCTAGTCGCCCTAGGGCTGGATACGTTTTGTGATATTTATCTCAATGGGCAGCACCTCGCTAGCGGGCAGAATATGTTTGTGGGTCAACACCTTGCTTGTAAGTCTTTGCTGGTAGAAGGTGAAAATGACGTGGAAATTCGTTTTCGCTCACCCATGAACGAAGTGTATCCACAATTTATAGCTAACGGTTTTACCTACCCAGCGGAAAACGACAAAAGTGACGAGAAGCTCAGTGTCTTTTGTCGCAAAGCACCTTGTCATTTTGGTTGGGATTGGGGGCCGAAGTTCGTGACGTCTGGCATTTGGCGCGACATTTATTTAGCGTTTATCGACAGTGCTGAAATCAAAGACGTACATTTTGTACAGCAGGCGTTGTCAGCACAGCGCGCTGATTTTCATTTTGCATTAGACGTCAGCGCGATGACAGATTTTGATGCCCAACTAGTGGTGAAGTGCGAACAGGCCCCGCAGTTGAATCAAACCTTAGATGTGCGTTTAACGGCCCAGGCTAACGAGCAAAGCATGCTGGTTAACTTCACGCTTACCGATCCTAAGCGCTGGTGGCCTAATGGGTTAGGGGAGGCATTTTTATATGACTTTAGCTTTGAGTTAGTCAAGGATAAGCAGGTTATAGCCCGTCGCGAGCAAGCTGTGGGGCTGCGGGAAATAGAAGTGGTAAACCAAGCTGATGAAATGGGGGAGTCATTCTATTTCAAAGTAAACGGTCACCCCGTCTTTATGAAAGGCGCGAACTACATTCCGGATGACAGTTTTATTCATCGAGTTAATACCCAGCGACATGAGCAAGTGTTTGATGCCGTGGTGGCAGGCAATATGAATATGTTGCGAGTGTGGGGCGGCGGCATTTATCAAGACGATGCTTTTTACGAACTAGCGGATCGCAACGGCATTTTGATTTGGCAAGACTTCATGTTTGCCTGCACTTTATACCCAGCAGATGACGCGTTCTTGGCAAATGTGAAACAAGAAGCGGAATATAACGTTAAACGTTTGCGTAACCACCCGTGTATCGCTATGTGGTGTGGCAACAACGAAGTCGATATGGCCATCGAAAAATGGCAGTGGGCTGAAAAGTTTGGCTATTCTGATGAGCTGTACGGGAGACTTAAACAAGATTACATACGTTTGTTCGATGACTGCTTACCCAAGGTCATTAACACGCTTGATGCGCAGCGCTTTTATTTGCGTTCTTCACCCATAGGTTTTTGGGAAAACGACGAAGACAACAAAGCTAATCATCACTACTGGGGCGTATGGCACGGTGAAGAGCCGTTCAGTGAATATAAAAAGCGTGTGCCACGCTTTATGAGTGAATACGGTTTTCAGTCGTTTCCTATTGCTGAATCAACCCACACGTTTACCCGGCCTGAAGATCGCGAACTTGAATCAGCCGTGATGCAGGTGCATCAAAAGCACCCGCGTGGCAATAAGCTTATCCGTAGCTATATGGATGAAGAGTTCAATGCGCCGAGAGATTTCGATCAGTTATTGTATTTAAGCCAAGTTCAACAAGCCCTTGGATTAAAAATGGCGTTTGAAGCGCATCGCAAAGCCATGCCATTTTGCATGGGAACCCTGTATTGGCAATTGAATGATACTTGGCCGGCTGCGTCATGGTCTGGTATCGATTATTATGGTCGTTGGAAGGCGCTGCACTATCAAGCGAAACGCAGCTTTGCCCAACAATTATTGGTGATTGACCAAGTGAATGATCAGCTTGAGGTCACCTTGATTTCTGATGATTTACAGCCTTTTTCCGCTCAATTGCACATTCAAGTTTATGACTTCGATGGGTTGGTGGTGTATTCCCATGAGCAAGATGTGCTTGTGCCGGCTAATGCGTCTTTGTCGCTTACTTCGCTTGCTATGTCAGAACTTGCCTCACAAGCTCAGCCCAGTAGCTCTGTGTTAGTTGCGCGCTTAATGCATCAAGATGGCCGAGTGCTTAGCCAAAATAGTCACTTTTTTGTAGCCAACAAGGACTTGGCCTTGCAAGCTGCTGATATACAGTGCGAACAGGTTATTACGCCTGAGTGTTTAACGCTGACGTTTAGCAGCGACACTTTCGTTCGTCAGTTGTATGTCAGTGCCGGCGAGCAAGTCGGCAATTTTAGTGATAACTTTTTTGATCTGATCCCCGGAATCGACGTCTCGATTCACCTTGCGCTGCCGGGCCTAGATCAACAAGATATTGAGCGCCTTGGGGCTAAGGTAAGCTGGCAATCGCTACTTGATAGTTTTGCTTCATTAAGCAATGAGCAACGTAATATAGCTGGGTTATAG
- a CDS encoding BadF/BadG/BcrA/BcrD ATPase family protein, with product MAEYYYLGIDAGGTQCKASLYSHDQQLLTTGISGPSNPVNGLEIAQNAIVQAAESALSAASLPHVGLNQLCVGAGVAGLHLPSLQEAMEQWQHPFHSFYCTTDLHAAVTGMHQGQNGGVIILGTGFSALGMVDGAMHSIGGYGFPINAQGSGSWLGLQAVEAVLLAHDGIGPHTSLIAGMTKNEDIMSLATRLNQGTSTEFAAYAPLVFEHAEQGDLLAKGLIEQATEFLQRVILRLNDLGVEEVVLVGSVALRLQSRLEATVNQAIVPGKASAEYGAMLLAKQHNPNQ from the coding sequence ATGGCTGAATACTATTATCTTGGAATTGATGCAGGTGGCACACAATGCAAAGCGTCTCTGTACAGCCATGATCAACAATTACTCACCACAGGAATAAGTGGGCCAAGCAACCCTGTAAATGGGCTGGAAATCGCCCAAAATGCCATAGTTCAAGCTGCAGAATCTGCCCTGAGTGCAGCGTCTTTGCCTCATGTTGGTTTGAATCAATTGTGTGTTGGGGCAGGAGTTGCAGGTTTGCATTTACCCAGCCTTCAAGAGGCCATGGAGCAGTGGCAGCACCCTTTTCATTCATTTTATTGCACCACAGATTTGCATGCCGCGGTAACGGGCATGCATCAAGGGCAAAACGGCGGAGTCATTATTCTGGGCACCGGCTTTAGTGCGTTAGGTATGGTGGATGGGGCAATGCACTCTATCGGTGGTTACGGCTTTCCTATTAATGCACAAGGCAGCGGTTCATGGCTTGGGTTGCAAGCCGTTGAAGCTGTGTTGCTCGCACATGACGGTATTGGTCCGCACACTAGCCTCATCGCTGGCATGACCAAAAACGAAGATATTATGTCTTTGGCTACACGACTTAATCAGGGCACCTCCACAGAATTTGCCGCATACGCACCGCTGGTGTTTGAACACGCTGAACAAGGTGACTTACTGGCAAAAGGCCTTATCGAGCAAGCCACTGAATTTTTGCAGCGGGTTATTTTGCGCCTCAATGATTTAGGGGTCGAAGAGGTCGTTTTGGTTGGCAGTGTTGCTCTGCGCTTACAAAGTCGCCTAGAGGCGACGGTGAATCAAGCCATAGTGCCCGGCAAAGCCTCAGCAGAATATGGCGCCATGTTACTGGCCAAACAACATAACCCAAATCAATAA
- a CDS encoding discoidin domain-containing protein: protein MKKLKMNKTTVAMLMAMSTLYGCGGSADDPNPSDAVDTRVTTEATLAGEAVKGRLDSAQISVEQMNNSPITIINGELTDASGAVNVVVQSDLGFGINSPFKLTVTATDATSMMCDAIDCAGVALGQELSGEPLTGTVLNSLSFVNVPYGSAANSSSLPFHANALTTIATPIVESAVAGGANITQQVLFDSQAVIASELALRALGVATSGVNLFETALISAESYDNFVMGEDCAPVTSTDAQGNEVTMDECTDVLVSPAIITLSLANAAFANIATTESFNEQFDAVNTAITTAIEGDTTALTPIRERLLASVSAVPFLSELGVSADSVIDLGLSFALSNDSSGPVQEVTTTENLAGATITGRARISDGEAETMAFDKDAQTKWLDNGGVPSVEDPAWVQVEFAQAHAVSSVFITSANDAPERDPENFDLLASNDGENWVTVASFLGESFDERFERKEFSFSNGLAYSFYRLNITKNKGDTSLMQLAEIQLVGPIYASTDHTDPVGTGAISGRARISDGEAETMAFDNDTQTKWLDNGGVPSIEDPSWVQVDFPEAVAVNVLGITSANDAPERDPENFTLVGSNDGGTTWTVIGDWLGESFDERFERKLFSASNALAYSSYRLNITKNKGDTSLMQLAEIELIGPEMPSVQHSHGPDVTYTERARISDGEAGTMAFDNDTQTKWLDNGGVPSVEEPSWVVIALPEAAAVNTLALTSANDAPERDPENFAVWASNDNENWTELASWLGESFDERFERKQYAFSNDVGFSFYRFNITKNKGDTSLMQIAEIELIGPQVASVDISSDAGTTITGRARISDNEAETMAFDDDTQTKWLDNGGVPSAEDPAWVQLDFVAPRIVNSIAITSANDSPERDPENFTVLGSNDGGATWDEVESWIGESFDARFERKLFEMRNGFAYSSYRINISKNKGDSNLMQIAEIELIGPAE, encoded by the coding sequence ATGAAAAAGCTCAAAATGAATAAAACCACAGTGGCCATGCTGATGGCAATGAGCACCTTGTACGGTTGTGGCGGCAGTGCCGATGATCCCAACCCAAGTGATGCAGTAGACACGCGTGTTACCACAGAGGCGACCCTTGCCGGTGAGGCAGTTAAAGGTCGCTTAGATAGCGCTCAAATCAGTGTTGAACAGATGAACAATTCACCCATCACTATTATCAATGGTGAATTAACTGATGCATCGGGAGCTGTCAACGTAGTCGTTCAAAGCGACCTTGGGTTTGGCATCAACAGTCCATTTAAATTAACCGTAACAGCAACCGATGCCACCAGCATGATGTGTGATGCTATTGATTGCGCTGGGGTAGCTTTAGGCCAAGAACTAAGTGGCGAGCCGCTAACAGGGACAGTGCTTAACTCTTTATCTTTTGTGAACGTGCCTTACGGTTCAGCTGCAAACAGCAGCAGCCTACCCTTTCACGCAAATGCATTGACTACTATTGCCACGCCAATAGTGGAAAGTGCCGTTGCAGGCGGCGCGAATATCACTCAACAAGTCTTGTTTGATTCCCAGGCCGTTATCGCATCTGAGTTGGCGCTTCGCGCATTGGGTGTGGCGACGTCAGGAGTAAACTTGTTTGAAACTGCCCTAATTAGTGCAGAGTCTTACGACAACTTTGTGATGGGTGAAGATTGTGCTCCTGTGACCTCAACAGATGCACAAGGCAATGAAGTGACCATGGATGAGTGTACGGACGTATTGGTATCTCCAGCTATTATCACTTTATCCTTGGCCAATGCGGCATTTGCGAACATCGCAACAACCGAAAGCTTTAACGAGCAGTTTGATGCGGTTAATACCGCTATTACCACGGCTATCGAGGGTGACACCACTGCCCTTACGCCTATCAGGGAGCGTTTGCTTGCTTCTGTTAGCGCAGTGCCTTTCTTGTCTGAATTAGGGGTTTCAGCCGACAGCGTGATTGACCTTGGCTTATCGTTTGCACTTTCTAATGATAGCAGCGGCCCAGTTCAAGAAGTGACCACTACTGAAAACTTAGCGGGTGCCACTATCACAGGGCGTGCGCGCATCAGTGACGGCGAAGCGGAAACCATGGCGTTTGATAAAGACGCGCAAACCAAATGGTTAGACAATGGCGGTGTGCCTTCTGTTGAAGACCCAGCTTGGGTTCAGGTTGAGTTTGCCCAGGCCCATGCGGTGAGCAGTGTGTTCATTACCAGTGCCAATGATGCGCCAGAACGCGACCCTGAAAACTTCGATTTACTGGCATCTAATGACGGCGAAAACTGGGTCACGGTGGCAAGCTTTTTAGGTGAATCTTTTGATGAGCGTTTTGAGCGTAAAGAATTTTCGTTCTCTAACGGTTTAGCGTATTCGTTTTATCGTTTGAACATCACTAAAAATAAAGGTGACACTAGCTTAATGCAATTGGCTGAAATTCAGCTTGTTGGGCCTATTTACGCAAGTACAGATCACACAGACCCTGTCGGTACAGGTGCGATCAGTGGCCGTGCACGTATCAGTGATGGTGAAGCAGAAACCATGGCGTTTGATAACGACACACAAACCAAATGGTTAGATAACGGTGGTGTTCCTTCAATTGAAGACCCTTCTTGGGTGCAAGTGGACTTCCCAGAAGCGGTTGCAGTCAACGTGCTTGGCATTACCAGTGCCAATGATGCACCAGAACGCGACCCAGAGAACTTTACTTTAGTTGGCTCAAATGATGGTGGAACGACTTGGACGGTTATCGGCGATTGGCTTGGTGAGTCATTCGACGAGCGTTTCGAGCGTAAGTTGTTCAGTGCGAGCAATGCACTGGCATACAGCAGCTACAGACTGAATATCACTAAAAATAAAGGCGATACCAGTTTAATGCAACTGGCAGAAATTGAGTTGATTGGTCCTGAAATGCCGAGTGTTCAACACAGTCACGGCCCAGACGTAACCTATACTGAGCGCGCGCGCATCAGTGACGGTGAAGCAGGTACTATGGCGTTTGATAACGATACGCAAACCAAATGGCTAGATAACGGCGGTGTTCCGTCGGTAGAAGAGCCGTCTTGGGTCGTGATTGCCTTGCCTGAAGCCGCAGCTGTGAACACATTGGCTCTAACCAGTGCCAATGATGCCCCAGAGCGTGATCCAGAGAACTTTGCGGTTTGGGCATCAAACGACAATGAAAATTGGACCGAGCTAGCCAGTTGGTTAGGTGAGAGCTTTGATGAGCGCTTCGAGCGTAAGCAATATGCGTTTTCCAATGATGTTGGCTTTAGCTTTTATCGCTTTAACATTACCAAAAACAAAGGCGATACCAGCTTAATGCAAATTGCTGAAATAGAGCTTATTGGGCCACAGGTTGCTTCGGTTGATATTTCGTCTGATGCAGGTACCACAATAACCGGTCGGGCACGCATTAGCGACAACGAAGCCGAAACGATGGCCTTTGACGATGATACGCAAACCAAATGGTTAGACAACGGTGGCGTGCCCAGTGCTGAAGACCCAGCGTGGGTGCAGCTTGATTTCGTCGCACCACGTATCGTTAACAGCATTGCGATCACCAGTGCTAACGACTCACCAGAGCGTGATCCTGAGAACTTTACCGTTTTGGGCTCAAATGACGGTGGTGCCACGTGGGACGAAGTCGAATCGTGGATAGGCGAAAGCTTTGATGCTCGATTTGAGCGCAAACTGTTCGAAATGCGTAACGGCTTTGCTTACTCGAGCTATCGTATCAATATCAGCAAAAACAAAGGTGACAGCAATTTAATGCAAATTGCAGAAATCGAGTTAATCGGCCCAGCTGAATAA
- a CDS encoding N(4)-(beta-N-acetylglucosaminyl)-L-asparaginase: MTATRRRFLKLSLVSSIASAFAASSKTAFARAEKASKPIVISTWEHGIAANKVAWDVLNKNGRALDAVEQGVRVPEADPLVRTVGLGGYPDSEGNVTLDACIMDENMNCGSVAYLQDILHPISVARKVMENTPHVMLVGAGAKKFAVEQGFAEQNLLTEQSKQDWLAWRQSGQQKKQINIENHDTIGMLALDASGNLSGACTTSGAAFKLPGRVGDSPIIGAGLYVDNEVGAATATGMGELMMKTVGCHLVVELMRQGASPQEACQKAVERIATRLDNFAEFQVGFLALNKAGEYGAYCIQPGFNYAVKDAGGEHLIDGKNLLGEGA; encoded by the coding sequence ATGACAGCCACGCGCAGAAGGTTCTTAAAATTATCATTAGTAAGCAGTATCGCGAGTGCTTTCGCCGCGAGCAGCAAAACTGCTTTCGCTAGGGCAGAAAAAGCCAGTAAACCTATAGTGATATCTACCTGGGAGCATGGTATCGCGGCAAATAAAGTGGCGTGGGACGTTCTCAACAAAAATGGCCGCGCATTGGATGCTGTTGAGCAAGGCGTGCGTGTGCCAGAGGCTGACCCCTTGGTTAGAACGGTTGGTTTGGGGGGATACCCTGACAGTGAAGGTAATGTGACGCTTGACGCCTGCATCATGGATGAAAACATGAATTGTGGCTCTGTGGCTTACCTGCAAGACATCCTGCATCCTATCTCGGTTGCGCGCAAAGTAATGGAAAATACGCCCCACGTAATGTTAGTGGGAGCAGGGGCTAAGAAATTCGCTGTAGAGCAAGGTTTTGCTGAGCAGAATTTACTTACCGAACAGTCTAAACAAGATTGGCTGGCGTGGCGTCAGTCGGGTCAGCAGAAAAAACAAATTAACATTGAAAACCACGACACCATCGGCATGTTAGCGCTGGATGCGTCGGGTAACTTAAGCGGCGCCTGTACCACAAGTGGCGCAGCCTTCAAATTACCAGGACGAGTGGGGGATTCACCCATTATCGGCGCCGGTTTATATGTGGATAACGAAGTCGGTGCTGCCACAGCCACGGGCATGGGTGAGCTGATGATGAAAACCGTGGGCTGTCATCTAGTGGTTGAGCTGATGCGCCAAGGCGCTTCACCTCAAGAAGCCTGTCAAAAAGCAGTGGAGCGAATAGCCACCCGTTTGGACAACTTCGCCGAATTTCAAGTGGGTTTTTTGGCCCTGAACAAGGCTGGTGAGTACGGTGCTTATTGCATTCAACCGGGTTTTAATTACGCGGTTAAAGACGCCGGTGGTGAGCACCTTATTGATGGCAAAAACCTATTAGGGGAAGGCGCATGA
- a CDS encoding endo-beta-N-acetylglucosaminidase: MMLKTLGSLLLCTAFFCQAQSTDIRANQAPFALTLEQAMNWTAQSDFTSAQNISKQPLARRFGAQLDPSRANLDTQVKVLYAPDGMNNFANYLDTQATFNLYNFTHWSQIDVLNWFAGTADHVVQIPARPWVDTAHRNGVKVIGSIFLAIAKYGGSPDTAESLLKQDAQGRFIMAHRLVDIAQYYGFDGWLMNQETNLTAIKDAENELVEGQKDIRRGAELGQKMLAFMQYLTAIAPQGMEIHWYDSMLENGEVRWQNQLNEKNQAFLHQGVSSADAMFMNYWWNKAMVERSVSLAQALGRSGYDLYFGADLWPSRNAQRAFSKTQWLEDLFDSDTEQGLTSIALFAPNFNFNFSGEPHTPIFSQFKDDPQDSLRFYQTEQRLFVGDDLNLANNDLNGWPGIGRYVPAKTTVNSLPFETYFNTGQGKKLIENGQQVLSGWTDMSKQDLLPTWQFAVYGNPSMTVAYDFEEVFSGGSSLVFTGSLSAQETRIPLYQTHLVLGKNNTATLTLKGDASALSLYVETADGKRHRFALDAITPSVSQQDWRSYEVSLSALAKQSITQLGMLFSDGTSEENVNVNLGQLAIR, translated from the coding sequence ATGATGCTCAAAACCCTGGGTAGCCTATTGCTGTGCACCGCATTTTTTTGTCAGGCACAAAGTACTGATATTCGAGCTAATCAAGCGCCATTTGCATTAACCCTTGAGCAAGCCATGAACTGGACTGCACAAAGTGATTTTACCTCTGCACAGAATATCTCTAAACAGCCGTTAGCTAGACGTTTTGGTGCACAGTTAGACCCCAGTAGAGCAAATTTAGATACGCAAGTTAAGGTGCTCTACGCGCCTGACGGTATGAACAACTTTGCAAATTACCTCGATACACAAGCCACATTTAATTTGTATAACTTTACTCACTGGTCGCAAATCGATGTGCTGAACTGGTTTGCCGGTACGGCTGATCATGTGGTGCAAATACCTGCTCGGCCTTGGGTTGACACCGCGCATCGAAATGGCGTCAAGGTTATCGGCTCGATTTTCTTAGCCATCGCTAAATACGGCGGCAGTCCCGATACCGCAGAATCTTTGCTCAAACAGGATGCTCAGGGGCGATTTATTATGGCCCATAGACTTGTCGATATAGCCCAATATTATGGTTTTGACGGTTGGCTAATGAACCAAGAAACTAACTTGACCGCCATTAAAGATGCAGAAAATGAATTAGTCGAAGGGCAAAAAGACATTCGTCGCGGTGCAGAACTTGGCCAGAAAATGTTGGCGTTTATGCAGTATTTAACGGCTATTGCCCCCCAAGGAATGGAGATCCATTGGTATGACTCCATGCTGGAAAACGGTGAAGTGCGCTGGCAAAACCAGTTGAATGAGAAGAACCAAGCATTTTTACACCAGGGTGTATCCAGTGCCGATGCCATGTTTATGAATTACTGGTGGAACAAAGCCATGGTCGAACGCTCTGTCTCACTTGCCCAAGCGTTGGGGCGTTCTGGCTACGACTTATATTTTGGCGCTGATTTATGGCCAAGTCGCAATGCACAGCGCGCTTTTAGTAAGACCCAGTGGTTAGAGGATCTATTTGATAGTGATACCGAGCAAGGGCTAACCTCCATTGCGCTATTCGCACCGAACTTCAATTTTAATTTCAGTGGCGAACCTCACACACCTATTTTTAGCCAATTTAAAGACGATCCCCAAGACTCGCTACGGTTTTACCAAACCGAGCAACGCTTGTTTGTGGGGGATGATTTAAACCTTGCCAATAATGATCTTAATGGTTGGCCGGGCATAGGACGCTACGTACCGGCAAAAACCACTGTGAATTCGTTACCGTTCGAAACGTATTTTAATACTGGCCAGGGTAAAAAACTGATCGAAAACGGCCAGCAAGTGTTAAGTGGCTGGACTGATATGAGCAAGCAGGATCTGCTGCCCACTTGGCAATTTGCCGTGTATGGCAACCCGTCAATGACGGTAGCGTATGACTTTGAAGAGGTGTTTTCTGGTGGCAGCTCTTTGGTTTTCACAGGCTCGCTTAGCGCGCAAGAAACACGCATTCCTTTGTACCAGACTCATTTGGTACTGGGCAAAAACAACACAGCGACGCTAACCCTAAAAGGCGATGCCAGTGCCCTGTCATTGTATGTGGAAACTGCTGACGGTAAGCGACATAGGTTCGCGTTAGATGCGATTACCCCAAGTGTCAGTCAACAAGATTGGCGCTCCTATGAAGTATCACTTAGTGCGCTCGCAAAGCAGTCTATTACTCAACTCGGTATGTTGTTTAGTGACGGTACGAGCGAGGAAAATGTGAATGTGAATTTAGGGCAATTGGCGATCCGTTAA
- a CDS encoding copper homeostasis protein CutC has product MIDIEICLPCDDLAHVAQQIRAAHRGKAARVELCSHMEHQGLTPSMNAMQQARAAAQGELILLAMIRPRGGDFCYDEGEILQMQHDIALAAQAGMQGVVLGALTPDNKLDQGALTRLIAVANNANLQVTFHRAFDALAEPAQAIDTLIELGVQRILTSGCDWGSHDTAQQHSAQIAHYLALAKGQIEIVIGGGIAPVSAKLIAQSIGQQMEQHYHYSFHAYSSALIDGVVHEDPVLQLYQGVNDT; this is encoded by the coding sequence ATGATTGATATCGAAATTTGCCTACCTTGTGATGACCTGGCGCATGTTGCCCAGCAAATTCGTGCCGCACATAGAGGGAAAGCAGCGCGGGTAGAGCTTTGCAGCCATATGGAACATCAGGGACTCACGCCTAGTATGAATGCCATGCAGCAAGCTAGGGCAGCGGCCCAAGGGGAGTTAATCTTGCTGGCAATGATCCGCCCTCGTGGTGGTGATTTTTGCTATGACGAGGGTGAAATACTGCAAATGCAGCATGACATCGCTCTCGCTGCACAAGCTGGCATGCAAGGGGTGGTGCTCGGCGCGCTCACACCAGATAACAAGCTGGATCAGGGCGCGTTAACTCGACTAATTGCGGTGGCTAATAACGCTAATTTGCAGGTGACATTTCATCGTGCATTTGATGCCTTGGCTGAACCAGCGCAAGCCATTGACACCCTTATTGAGCTAGGCGTGCAACGTATTCTCACCTCAGGTTGTGACTGGGGGAGTCACGATACTGCGCAGCAGCATAGCGCACAAATAGCACATTACTTGGCCCTAGCTAAGGGACAAATTGAGATAGTGATTGGCGGTGGTATTGCTCCCGTAAGCGCTAAATTAATAGCGCAGTCTATAGGCCAGCAGATGGAGCAACATTATCATTATTCTTTTCACGCTTATTCGTCTGCTCTTATCGACGGGGTGGTACATGAAGACCCTGTTCTACAGTTATATCAAGGCGTTAATGACACTTAG